DNA sequence from the Desulfobulbaceae bacterium genome:
GCCCAAAGACCAAAAGTCCGTTAACAGCTTTACCCATGAGGACCATGCCCACAAATATCTTAAGGGCAATAGCCAATATGCGGCTAACGCTTTTACTGATGAGTTTACCTGTAGCGCCTGTCATCCGGAGGCAAAAACCGTAACAGATTTAACGAACAGCGTCGCTCAAGAACGGATACTTGCTGCCTTGAACGGTACGGGTGGCCCTAAAGAGGTAAAAAATTATTTCCATGGAATTTGCCTTGATTGCCACAAAAACATGCAAAAGGCAAAAATTGCGACCGGCCCCACAAAATGTACTGATTGTCACAACAGAAAATAGCGGGTCCATTTAATGGACAATGGACAGACACTACCCACCAATTAAAATTCCGGGAGTCCCGGAAAAGGAGATTGCCATGAAGAAACAGATTATTGCAGTACTTTCAGCCATCGCTTTACTTGCAACCGTTACGACTGCCTCCGTAGCAGCATCATTTACCTGCACTGTCGAATCCATTGACAAAGGCCAGGTTGTTTTATCCTGTGGAGAGCTCACTGACAGAATCAACGTTGGCGATAAAGTTAAAATTCGTACAAAAACTGAAAGGAAGGCAGTTGAAGGATGTTAGCAACCAGTTTTCTAACTTTGTTTTGCGTCTAACGCTTTAGCTTTTTACGCCCACAAAAACCGCTGATTTTGTTTGCAAAAAAGAGGCCCTCTTCGAGTGGGCCTCTTTAATTTTTTACATAGAAAATTCATCCCCCCGACATTTCATCCTTTTTACATTTCATCTTTTTTCCTCAACTGATCAGGCAAACTAATTGCATAGTATTTTTCTTCATTTTTTTAATTTTTATTGTGTTTTTTATATTTACATTTACAACATATTGTGCGAATGTGCTTTTCAGCATACAACATAGGGTATCAACTCCTGTATTGCTTCAAATGTAAAATTCACGAATAAAATGACAAAACAACCCCTACCGGGGGGCATAATACAGTCCAGGGATTCAGCACCTCCAGGCAGATAAAACCGTAGTATTCTGTAGAGCCGTCCTATGCCCCAAAATTGATAAACAGATGAACGCCCATGGAGTCAACAATGACCAAACAGATCATGACCAACGAAATTTCTCTGCCTGCCGACGCAACAGAACCACAGTTTAAGGCCAACGCCATCACCGTTCTTGAAAAACGCTACCTCCTGAAAGATCAGGATGGTAACCCCACCGAAAAACCAAAAGATATGCTTTGGCGTGTAGCAAAAACTATCGCCGCAGGTGATTTAGGCTATGACACGGCTGCCCCTATTGCCAAACTGGCCGGCGACTTCTATGAAATGATGGCAAACTTCGATTTTCTGCCCAACTCACCAACATTAATGAACGCCGGCCGTGAACTCGGACAGTTATCAGCCTGTTTTGTCCTGCCTAT
Encoded proteins:
- a CDS encoding cytochrome c3 family protein; the protein is MMKIQKGSLKKNVTLLGATALLCLLSATVSANNENPAPETINLNIQVNHASIEGLPKDQKSVNSFTHEDHAHKYLKGNSQYAANAFTDEFTCSACHPEAKTVTDLTNSVAQERILAALNGTGGPKEVKNYFHGICLDCHKNMQKAKIATGPTKCTDCHNRK